Proteins from one Daphnia pulicaria isolate SC F1-1A chromosome 3, SC_F0-13Bv2, whole genome shotgun sequence genomic window:
- the LOC124328885 gene encoding NAD-dependent protein deacetylase sirtuin-2-like isoform X2: MSKDSNLTTKDKTVKGKGCTNDNHQRLSAGVEDKEMDNLRKWFSDKLALGLGNKDLMEKPKVLRTLDLDGIVDYIKSGNVKNIITMAGAGISTSAGIPDFRSPTSGLYSKLCGFDLPYPEAIFEIEYFRKHPEPFFAMAKELYPKTFEPTPCHYFLRLLNKKGLLLRHYTQNVDALERVAGIPAEKLVEAHGTLHTSRCINPECRKEYDRKWMTEKILSDVVPRCEQCKAVVKPDAVFFGEPLPERFRLVEEDFPNCDLLIILGTSLVVQPFASLVDRVPPRCPRLLINFEEAGNEDPVMVVLGFSCGLQFHGADNFRDVAWLGDCDEGCFLFAEKLGWKDELNSLIENGCESEDSVETGATEST; the protein is encoded by the exons ATGTCGAAAG atTCAAATCTTACGACCAAAGATAAGACAGTCAAAGGGAAAGGATGTACTAATGATAACCACCAGAGACTATCTGCTGGAGTAGAAGACAAAGAAATGGATAACTTACGTAAATGGTTCTCTGACAAACTGGCTCTAGGACTTGGAAACAAGGATTTAATGGAAAAAccgaag GTTCTCCGTACTTTGGACTTAGATGGAATTGTTGACTATATCAAAAgtggaaatgtaaaaaatatcattacaatGGCAGGGGCAGGCATTTCAACTT CTGCTGGCATTCCTGACTTCCGTAGCCCAACAAGTGGCCTTTACAGCAAGCTGTGTGGATTTGATTTACCCTATCCTGAAGctatatttgaaattgaatattTCAGAAAACATCCAGAGCCTTTTTTTGCTATGGCAAAAGAACTCTACCCCAAAACATTTGAACCTACTCCATGCCATTATTTTCTTAGATTACTTAACAAAAAAG gaCTCCTATTGAGACATTATACTCAAAATGT TGATGCCTTAGAAAGAGTTGCTGGGATTCCTGCAGAAAAATTAGTTGAAGCTCACGGTACGCTCCACACATCACGCTGTATCAATCCTGAATGTCGTAAGGAATACGACCGAAAATGGATGACAG aaaaaattctttctgATGTTGTGCCTCGCTGTGAACAATGTAAAGCTGTTGTAAAGCCAGATGCAGTGTTTTTTGGCGAACCGCTTCCTGAACGCTTTCGATTGGTGGAAGAAGATTTTCCGAATTGTGATCTACTGATTATATTAGGAACTTCACTAGTTGTTCAGCCCTTTGCATCTCTTGTCGATCG tgtTCCGCCTAGATGCCCGCGTCTTCTGATAAATTTCGAGGAAGCGGGAAATGAAGACCCTGTTATGGTTGTTCTTGGTTTCAGTTGTGGGTTGCAGTTTCATG gagctgacaaTTTCCGTGACGTTGCTTGGCTTGGTGATTGTGACGAAGGATGCTTTCTATTTGCAGAAAAACTTGGTTGGAAG gATGaactaaattcattgattgaaaatggatGTGAAAGCGAAGATTCGGTAGAAACAGGTGCTACTGAAAGTACCTAA
- the LOC124328885 gene encoding NAD-dependent protein deacetylase sirtuin-2-like isoform X1, with protein MALKELIKQAIYSNLTTKDKTVKGKGCTNDNHQRLSAGVEDKEMDNLRKWFSDKLALGLGNKDLMEKPKVLRTLDLDGIVDYIKSGNVKNIITMAGAGISTSAGIPDFRSPTSGLYSKLCGFDLPYPEAIFEIEYFRKHPEPFFAMAKELYPKTFEPTPCHYFLRLLNKKGLLLRHYTQNVDALERVAGIPAEKLVEAHGTLHTSRCINPECRKEYDRKWMTEKILSDVVPRCEQCKAVVKPDAVFFGEPLPERFRLVEEDFPNCDLLIILGTSLVVQPFASLVDRVPPRCPRLLINFEEAGNEDPVMVVLGFSCGLQFHGADNFRDVAWLGDCDEGCFLFAEKLGWKDELNSLIENGCESEDSVETGATEST; from the exons ATGGCATTGAAAGAACTGATAAAACAAGCAATAT atTCAAATCTTACGACCAAAGATAAGACAGTCAAAGGGAAAGGATGTACTAATGATAACCACCAGAGACTATCTGCTGGAGTAGAAGACAAAGAAATGGATAACTTACGTAAATGGTTCTCTGACAAACTGGCTCTAGGACTTGGAAACAAGGATTTAATGGAAAAAccgaag GTTCTCCGTACTTTGGACTTAGATGGAATTGTTGACTATATCAAAAgtggaaatgtaaaaaatatcattacaatGGCAGGGGCAGGCATTTCAACTT CTGCTGGCATTCCTGACTTCCGTAGCCCAACAAGTGGCCTTTACAGCAAGCTGTGTGGATTTGATTTACCCTATCCTGAAGctatatttgaaattgaatattTCAGAAAACATCCAGAGCCTTTTTTTGCTATGGCAAAAGAACTCTACCCCAAAACATTTGAACCTACTCCATGCCATTATTTTCTTAGATTACTTAACAAAAAAG gaCTCCTATTGAGACATTATACTCAAAATGT TGATGCCTTAGAAAGAGTTGCTGGGATTCCTGCAGAAAAATTAGTTGAAGCTCACGGTACGCTCCACACATCACGCTGTATCAATCCTGAATGTCGTAAGGAATACGACCGAAAATGGATGACAG aaaaaattctttctgATGTTGTGCCTCGCTGTGAACAATGTAAAGCTGTTGTAAAGCCAGATGCAGTGTTTTTTGGCGAACCGCTTCCTGAACGCTTTCGATTGGTGGAAGAAGATTTTCCGAATTGTGATCTACTGATTATATTAGGAACTTCACTAGTTGTTCAGCCCTTTGCATCTCTTGTCGATCG tgtTCCGCCTAGATGCCCGCGTCTTCTGATAAATTTCGAGGAAGCGGGAAATGAAGACCCTGTTATGGTTGTTCTTGGTTTCAGTTGTGGGTTGCAGTTTCATG gagctgacaaTTTCCGTGACGTTGCTTGGCTTGGTGATTGTGACGAAGGATGCTTTCTATTTGCAGAAAAACTTGGTTGGAAG gATGaactaaattcattgattgaaaatggatGTGAAAGCGAAGATTCGGTAGAAACAGGTGCTACTGAAAGTACCTAA
- the LOC124328885 gene encoding NAD-dependent protein deacetylase sirtuin-2-like isoform X3: MDNLRKWFSDKLALGLGNKDLMEKPKVLRTLDLDGIVDYIKSGNVKNIITMAGAGISTSAGIPDFRSPTSGLYSKLCGFDLPYPEAIFEIEYFRKHPEPFFAMAKELYPKTFEPTPCHYFLRLLNKKGLLLRHYTQNVDALERVAGIPAEKLVEAHGTLHTSRCINPECRKEYDRKWMTEKILSDVVPRCEQCKAVVKPDAVFFGEPLPERFRLVEEDFPNCDLLIILGTSLVVQPFASLVDRVPPRCPRLLINFEEAGNEDPVMVVLGFSCGLQFHGADNFRDVAWLGDCDEGCFLFAEKLGWKDELNSLIENGCESEDSVETGATEST; the protein is encoded by the exons ATGGATAACTTACGTAAATGGTTCTCTGACAAACTGGCTCTAGGACTTGGAAACAAGGATTTAATGGAAAAAccgaag GTTCTCCGTACTTTGGACTTAGATGGAATTGTTGACTATATCAAAAgtggaaatgtaaaaaatatcattacaatGGCAGGGGCAGGCATTTCAACTT CTGCTGGCATTCCTGACTTCCGTAGCCCAACAAGTGGCCTTTACAGCAAGCTGTGTGGATTTGATTTACCCTATCCTGAAGctatatttgaaattgaatattTCAGAAAACATCCAGAGCCTTTTTTTGCTATGGCAAAAGAACTCTACCCCAAAACATTTGAACCTACTCCATGCCATTATTTTCTTAGATTACTTAACAAAAAAG gaCTCCTATTGAGACATTATACTCAAAATGT TGATGCCTTAGAAAGAGTTGCTGGGATTCCTGCAGAAAAATTAGTTGAAGCTCACGGTACGCTCCACACATCACGCTGTATCAATCCTGAATGTCGTAAGGAATACGACCGAAAATGGATGACAG aaaaaattctttctgATGTTGTGCCTCGCTGTGAACAATGTAAAGCTGTTGTAAAGCCAGATGCAGTGTTTTTTGGCGAACCGCTTCCTGAACGCTTTCGATTGGTGGAAGAAGATTTTCCGAATTGTGATCTACTGATTATATTAGGAACTTCACTAGTTGTTCAGCCCTTTGCATCTCTTGTCGATCG tgtTCCGCCTAGATGCCCGCGTCTTCTGATAAATTTCGAGGAAGCGGGAAATGAAGACCCTGTTATGGTTGTTCTTGGTTTCAGTTGTGGGTTGCAGTTTCATG gagctgacaaTTTCCGTGACGTTGCTTGGCTTGGTGATTGTGACGAAGGATGCTTTCTATTTGCAGAAAAACTTGGTTGGAAG gATGaactaaattcattgattgaaaatggatGTGAAAGCGAAGATTCGGTAGAAACAGGTGCTACTGAAAGTACCTAA
- the LOC124328861 gene encoding nardilysin-like isoform X1, with protein sequence MKINYFVFTAIHQILSQPIKYFCMSASSGKRKVKNLRISKVSLPSAPSLARKRKFSNLTQTPVQMDKLETEKKLCIGKVIYLPNPVKSQNDKKEYRVLQLTNGMRVLLISDPNISETEPDIESSKGVDNMAYSSAGEEDSEDEGEEEEVDEECEEEEGGSESETDEESEMDPDSTESNGVDSGSTRKSKQIKEGERMAAAALCVNIGSFSDPPDLPGLAHFLEHMVFMGSSKYPEENAFDEFLKTYGGGSNASTDYETTTFEFEIHQRYFHQALEIFAEFFASPLLLPNSMKREKEAIDSEFQMALPSDSCRKQQLFASLAKDGHPMSNFTWGNSSTLNLAGDPDGTELNRRLRLFWQEHYTANRMTLVLQSKHELNQLEEWAVSIFQGIPSTNSQPACPPNFKDLGFPFDTPRFKRVLKVVPVKDVHQVCLSWALPSQLENYRIKPLGYLSWLIGHEGRGSLLAYLRRKVWALDLASGNDESGSDHNSTYALFSINISLTERGMAEIEQVIAAVFQYIHMLRNQGPEERIWREIQTIEDLSFRYAEDSPPVENVETLSEHMHKYAPIDYITGDALIFDYKSDVISECMNALRMDNVNIMILSKDFENADVCCDIEPWFQTRYEAKDIPDDWKQIWSRALEGELPFAIPEPNPFLASDFSLFEPSSIAASISVPTKIHCTEEGFSLWYRPDSKFRIPKAVLNFYLVTPLSTDCVRNAVLLEILAKILKHQLMEKVYDALVAQLELAIHHYDRGLVIKVSGFNHKLHLLISAIVEQFVRFEQDVVDEVFEALREQQEKAYKNFCIKPSKLITDARLTLLHTSHWSVLEKSEEVKDLTLDDLKLFSTRLKASFNLECLVQGNYSNEQALEVALSFKRNLQANGRLSDGALSPIRICQVPLGNKCCRLASFHPTDSNSVVVNYYQVGPTNMHQTAIMEIIVNLMEEPVFDILRTREQLGYNVYATLRNTFGVLGFSVTVDFQADKFSASHVDARIEAFLNQFNLNLEAMTETELQTRVQSLIKLKQVPDVSLDEEVSRNWNEILNEEYLFDRLQQEIEHLPLVSLDEIRSFFQLCGLPLKDSQRRKLSMQVIGNDKKNVSQNPKDEKIKLRFLAENDLNCSFIEDLNELRQTAMIFPPLKTFNGLPTTAK encoded by the exons atgaaaataaattattttgttttcacagCTATTCATCAAATTTTAAGCCAGCCAATAAAATACTTCTGCATGTCTGCTAGTTCAGGCAAAAGGAAAGTGAAGAATCTAAGGATTTCTAAAGTATCACTTCCATCCGCTCCATCATTAGCTAGGAAAAGAAAGTTTTCTAACTTAACACAAACCCCAGTTCAAATGGATAAATTggaaacagagaaaaaattgtgtaTCGGCAAAGTTATTTACTTGCCTAACCCTGTGAAATCACAAAATGACAAAAAGGAATATAG AGTGCTTCAGCTGACCAATGGAATGAGAGTATTATTGATTTCTGATCCCAACATTAGTGAAACTGAGCCAGATATTGAATCATCAAAGGGAGTTGATAACATGGCTTACAGTTCagctggagaagaagattccgAAGACGagggtgaagaagaagaggttgACGAAGaatgcgaagaagaagaaggagggagTGAAAGCGAAACAGACGAAGAATCTGAAATGGACCCAGACTCGACAGAATCGAATGGTGTCGATAGTGGTTCAACACGGAAGtcgaaacaaatcaaagaagGAGAACGTATGGCAGCTGCTGCATTATGCGTTAACATTGGCAGTTTCTCTGATCCTCCAGATTTACCTGGATTGGCACATTTCCTCGAACACATGGTTTTCATGGGTAGCAGTAAATATCCAGAGGAGAATGCTTTTGATGAATTTCTGAag ACATATGGTGGAGGTTCCAATGCTTCAACGGATTACGAGACTACTActtttgaattcgaaattcacCAGCGTTATTTCCACCAGGCTTTAGAGATATTTGCTGAATTTTTTGCTTCACCTTTACTGTTACCAAACAGCATGAAACGCGAAAAAGAGGCGATTGACAGCG AGTTTCAGATGGCTTTACCCTCAGACTCATGTCGAAAGCAGCAGCTATTCGCTAGTCTAGCAAAAGACGGACATCCCATGTCCAACTTCACTTGGGGAAACTCATCTACACTTAACTTAGCTGGGGATCCGGATGGCACGGAACTAAATCGTCGTCTTCGCTTGTTCTGGCAAGAACATTATACAGCAAATCGAATGACTTTGGTCTTACAATCAAAACACGAATTAAATCAGTTAGAGGAATGGGCGGTATCCATCTTTCAAGGAATCCCTTCTACAAATAGCCAGCCTGCCTGTCCACCAAACTTTAAGGATTTAGGTTTCCCTTTTGATACTCCACGTTTTAAACGCGTATTGAAGGTAGTCCCAGTGAAAGATGTACATCAG GTTTGTTTGTCGTGGGCATTACCTTCTCAATTGGAAAATTATCGGATCAAACCACTGGGCTATTTATCGTGGCTTATTGGACATGAAGGTCGAGGCAGCTTGTTGGCATATTTACGACGCAa GGTTTGGGCCTTAGACCTGGCTAGTGGAAATGATGAAAGCGGTTCTGACCACAACTCGACCTACGCATTGTTTAGCATCAATATTAGTTTGACAGAACGAGGCATGGCAGAAATCGAGCAGGTTATAGCTGCAGTTTTTCAGTATATACACATGTTGAGGAACCAAGGACCTGAAGAACGGATctggcgggaaattcaaactaTCGAAGATCTTAGTTTCCGTTACGCAGAGGACAGCCCCCCAGTTGAAAATGTGGAAACGTTAAGCGAACACATGCACAAATATGCTCCTATCGATTATATTACTGGAGACGCACTCATATTCGATTACAAAAGTGAT gtAATTTCTGAATGTATGAACGCTCTACGAATGGATAATGTCAATATCATGATATTATCTAAAGATTTCGAAAACGCGGATGTTTGCTGCGACATTGAACCTTGGTTTCAAACCCGCTACGAAGCAAAAG ACATTCCTGATGACTGGAAGCAAATTTGGTCTCGAGCATTGGAGGGCGAGTTGCCGTTCGCTATTCCAGAACCAAATCCATTCTTGGCTTctgatttttcactttttgaaccTTCTTCCATTGCTGCATCAATTTCCGTTCCTACCAAGATTCACTGCACAGAAGAAGGGTTCTCCTTGTGGTACCGCCCAGACAGTAAATTCCGCATACCAAAAGCAGTTTTGAACTTTTATCTCGTGACGCCCTTATCTACTGATTGTGTTCGAAA CGCTGTTCTTTTAGAGATATTAGCCAAAATACTCAAGCATCAATTAATGGAAAAAGTGTATGATGCATtagtagctcagttggaacTAGCTATTCATCACTATGACAGAGGTCTAGTCATAAAAGTTTCCGGATTCAATCACAAACTTCAT ttgctgATCAGTGCAATTGTAGAACAGTTTGTTAGATTTGAACAAGACGTTGTAGATGAGGTTTTCGAAGCCTTACGAGAACAGCAAGAAAAGGCATACAAAAATTTTTGTATCAAGCCTTCTAAGCTCATTAC ggaTGCACGCTTAACTTTGCTGCACACCTCTCATTGgtcggtgttagaaaagtcaGAAGAAGTGAAGGATTTGACTTTAGATGATCTGAAGCTCTTTTCAACTCGGCTTAAAGCGAGTTTCAATTTAGAGTGTCTTGTTCAGGGAAATTATTCGAATGAACAAGCTTTGGAAGTGGCTCTCAGTTTCAAAAGAAATCTACAGGCGAATGGACGATTAAGCGATGGCGCTTTATCACCGATTAGAATATGTCAAGTACCGTTGGGCAATAAATGCTGTCGACTGGCTAGTTTCCATCCCACAGATTCTAATTCCGTGGTTGTTAACTACTATCAAGTAGGACCCACGAATATGCATCAGACCGCGATCATGGAAATCATCGTC AATCTCATGGAGGAGCCAGTGTTTGACATTCTTCGGACCCGCGAACAACTAGGATACAACGTATATGCCACTCTTCGGAATACTTTCGGTGTTTTAGGGTTTTCTGTTACCGTCGATTTTCAGGCTGACAAGTTCAG TGCCTCACATGTGGATGCCAGGATAGAAGCATTTTTAAACCAATTCAACCTCAACTTGGAAGCTATGACCGAAACCGAATTACAAACCCGTGTGCAATCCCTAATAAAATTAAAGCAGGTTCCAGATGTGTCACTTGACGAGGAGGTTTCACGTAACTGGAACGAAATCCTTAACGAAGAATATCTCTTTGATCGTTTACAGCAAGAG ATTGAACATTTGCCGCTAGTCAGCTTAGATGAAATCCGATCTTTCTTCCAGCTGTGCGGTTTACCGTTGAAAGATTCTCAGCGAAGAAAATTATCGATGCAG GTCATTGGTAACGATAAGAAAAATGTCAGTCAGAATCCAAAAGACGAGAAGATTAAATTACGTTTCCTGGCTGAGAATGACTTGAATTGTAGCTTTATTGAAGATTTAAATGAGCTAAGGCAAACTGCGATGATTTTCCCACCATTGAAGACTTTTAATGGTCTACCAACTACCGCCAAGTAA
- the LOC124328861 gene encoding nardilysin-like isoform X2: MSASSGKRKVKNLRISKVSLPSAPSLARKRKFSNLTQTPVQMDKLETEKKLCIGKVIYLPNPVKSQNDKKEYRVLQLTNGMRVLLISDPNISETEPDIESSKGVDNMAYSSAGEEDSEDEGEEEEVDEECEEEEGGSESETDEESEMDPDSTESNGVDSGSTRKSKQIKEGERMAAAALCVNIGSFSDPPDLPGLAHFLEHMVFMGSSKYPEENAFDEFLKTYGGGSNASTDYETTTFEFEIHQRYFHQALEIFAEFFASPLLLPNSMKREKEAIDSEFQMALPSDSCRKQQLFASLAKDGHPMSNFTWGNSSTLNLAGDPDGTELNRRLRLFWQEHYTANRMTLVLQSKHELNQLEEWAVSIFQGIPSTNSQPACPPNFKDLGFPFDTPRFKRVLKVVPVKDVHQVCLSWALPSQLENYRIKPLGYLSWLIGHEGRGSLLAYLRRKVWALDLASGNDESGSDHNSTYALFSINISLTERGMAEIEQVIAAVFQYIHMLRNQGPEERIWREIQTIEDLSFRYAEDSPPVENVETLSEHMHKYAPIDYITGDALIFDYKSDVISECMNALRMDNVNIMILSKDFENADVCCDIEPWFQTRYEAKDIPDDWKQIWSRALEGELPFAIPEPNPFLASDFSLFEPSSIAASISVPTKIHCTEEGFSLWYRPDSKFRIPKAVLNFYLVTPLSTDCVRNAVLLEILAKILKHQLMEKVYDALVAQLELAIHHYDRGLVIKVSGFNHKLHLLISAIVEQFVRFEQDVVDEVFEALREQQEKAYKNFCIKPSKLITDARLTLLHTSHWSVLEKSEEVKDLTLDDLKLFSTRLKASFNLECLVQGNYSNEQALEVALSFKRNLQANGRLSDGALSPIRICQVPLGNKCCRLASFHPTDSNSVVVNYYQVGPTNMHQTAIMEIIVNLMEEPVFDILRTREQLGYNVYATLRNTFGVLGFSVTVDFQADKFSASHVDARIEAFLNQFNLNLEAMTETELQTRVQSLIKLKQVPDVSLDEEVSRNWNEILNEEYLFDRLQQEIEHLPLVSLDEIRSFFQLCGLPLKDSQRRKLSMQVIGNDKKNVSQNPKDEKIKLRFLAENDLNCSFIEDLNELRQTAMIFPPLKTFNGLPTTAK; this comes from the exons ATGTCTGCTAGTTCAGGCAAAAGGAAAGTGAAGAATCTAAGGATTTCTAAAGTATCACTTCCATCCGCTCCATCATTAGCTAGGAAAAGAAAGTTTTCTAACTTAACACAAACCCCAGTTCAAATGGATAAATTggaaacagagaaaaaattgtgtaTCGGCAAAGTTATTTACTTGCCTAACCCTGTGAAATCACAAAATGACAAAAAGGAATATAG AGTGCTTCAGCTGACCAATGGAATGAGAGTATTATTGATTTCTGATCCCAACATTAGTGAAACTGAGCCAGATATTGAATCATCAAAGGGAGTTGATAACATGGCTTACAGTTCagctggagaagaagattccgAAGACGagggtgaagaagaagaggttgACGAAGaatgcgaagaagaagaaggagggagTGAAAGCGAAACAGACGAAGAATCTGAAATGGACCCAGACTCGACAGAATCGAATGGTGTCGATAGTGGTTCAACACGGAAGtcgaaacaaatcaaagaagGAGAACGTATGGCAGCTGCTGCATTATGCGTTAACATTGGCAGTTTCTCTGATCCTCCAGATTTACCTGGATTGGCACATTTCCTCGAACACATGGTTTTCATGGGTAGCAGTAAATATCCAGAGGAGAATGCTTTTGATGAATTTCTGAag ACATATGGTGGAGGTTCCAATGCTTCAACGGATTACGAGACTACTActtttgaattcgaaattcacCAGCGTTATTTCCACCAGGCTTTAGAGATATTTGCTGAATTTTTTGCTTCACCTTTACTGTTACCAAACAGCATGAAACGCGAAAAAGAGGCGATTGACAGCG AGTTTCAGATGGCTTTACCCTCAGACTCATGTCGAAAGCAGCAGCTATTCGCTAGTCTAGCAAAAGACGGACATCCCATGTCCAACTTCACTTGGGGAAACTCATCTACACTTAACTTAGCTGGGGATCCGGATGGCACGGAACTAAATCGTCGTCTTCGCTTGTTCTGGCAAGAACATTATACAGCAAATCGAATGACTTTGGTCTTACAATCAAAACACGAATTAAATCAGTTAGAGGAATGGGCGGTATCCATCTTTCAAGGAATCCCTTCTACAAATAGCCAGCCTGCCTGTCCACCAAACTTTAAGGATTTAGGTTTCCCTTTTGATACTCCACGTTTTAAACGCGTATTGAAGGTAGTCCCAGTGAAAGATGTACATCAG GTTTGTTTGTCGTGGGCATTACCTTCTCAATTGGAAAATTATCGGATCAAACCACTGGGCTATTTATCGTGGCTTATTGGACATGAAGGTCGAGGCAGCTTGTTGGCATATTTACGACGCAa GGTTTGGGCCTTAGACCTGGCTAGTGGAAATGATGAAAGCGGTTCTGACCACAACTCGACCTACGCATTGTTTAGCATCAATATTAGTTTGACAGAACGAGGCATGGCAGAAATCGAGCAGGTTATAGCTGCAGTTTTTCAGTATATACACATGTTGAGGAACCAAGGACCTGAAGAACGGATctggcgggaaattcaaactaTCGAAGATCTTAGTTTCCGTTACGCAGAGGACAGCCCCCCAGTTGAAAATGTGGAAACGTTAAGCGAACACATGCACAAATATGCTCCTATCGATTATATTACTGGAGACGCACTCATATTCGATTACAAAAGTGAT gtAATTTCTGAATGTATGAACGCTCTACGAATGGATAATGTCAATATCATGATATTATCTAAAGATTTCGAAAACGCGGATGTTTGCTGCGACATTGAACCTTGGTTTCAAACCCGCTACGAAGCAAAAG ACATTCCTGATGACTGGAAGCAAATTTGGTCTCGAGCATTGGAGGGCGAGTTGCCGTTCGCTATTCCAGAACCAAATCCATTCTTGGCTTctgatttttcactttttgaaccTTCTTCCATTGCTGCATCAATTTCCGTTCCTACCAAGATTCACTGCACAGAAGAAGGGTTCTCCTTGTGGTACCGCCCAGACAGTAAATTCCGCATACCAAAAGCAGTTTTGAACTTTTATCTCGTGACGCCCTTATCTACTGATTGTGTTCGAAA CGCTGTTCTTTTAGAGATATTAGCCAAAATACTCAAGCATCAATTAATGGAAAAAGTGTATGATGCATtagtagctcagttggaacTAGCTATTCATCACTATGACAGAGGTCTAGTCATAAAAGTTTCCGGATTCAATCACAAACTTCAT ttgctgATCAGTGCAATTGTAGAACAGTTTGTTAGATTTGAACAAGACGTTGTAGATGAGGTTTTCGAAGCCTTACGAGAACAGCAAGAAAAGGCATACAAAAATTTTTGTATCAAGCCTTCTAAGCTCATTAC ggaTGCACGCTTAACTTTGCTGCACACCTCTCATTGgtcggtgttagaaaagtcaGAAGAAGTGAAGGATTTGACTTTAGATGATCTGAAGCTCTTTTCAACTCGGCTTAAAGCGAGTTTCAATTTAGAGTGTCTTGTTCAGGGAAATTATTCGAATGAACAAGCTTTGGAAGTGGCTCTCAGTTTCAAAAGAAATCTACAGGCGAATGGACGATTAAGCGATGGCGCTTTATCACCGATTAGAATATGTCAAGTACCGTTGGGCAATAAATGCTGTCGACTGGCTAGTTTCCATCCCACAGATTCTAATTCCGTGGTTGTTAACTACTATCAAGTAGGACCCACGAATATGCATCAGACCGCGATCATGGAAATCATCGTC AATCTCATGGAGGAGCCAGTGTTTGACATTCTTCGGACCCGCGAACAACTAGGATACAACGTATATGCCACTCTTCGGAATACTTTCGGTGTTTTAGGGTTTTCTGTTACCGTCGATTTTCAGGCTGACAAGTTCAG TGCCTCACATGTGGATGCCAGGATAGAAGCATTTTTAAACCAATTCAACCTCAACTTGGAAGCTATGACCGAAACCGAATTACAAACCCGTGTGCAATCCCTAATAAAATTAAAGCAGGTTCCAGATGTGTCACTTGACGAGGAGGTTTCACGTAACTGGAACGAAATCCTTAACGAAGAATATCTCTTTGATCGTTTACAGCAAGAG ATTGAACATTTGCCGCTAGTCAGCTTAGATGAAATCCGATCTTTCTTCCAGCTGTGCGGTTTACCGTTGAAAGATTCTCAGCGAAGAAAATTATCGATGCAG GTCATTGGTAACGATAAGAAAAATGTCAGTCAGAATCCAAAAGACGAGAAGATTAAATTACGTTTCCTGGCTGAGAATGACTTGAATTGTAGCTTTATTGAAGATTTAAATGAGCTAAGGCAAACTGCGATGATTTTCCCACCATTGAAGACTTTTAATGGTCTACCAACTACCGCCAAGTAA